A single window of Sebastes umbrosus isolate fSebUmb1 chromosome 16, fSebUmb1.pri, whole genome shotgun sequence DNA harbors:
- the egln3 gene encoding egl nine homolog 3 — MPLMEQVSYSDLESLALDRVVPALLAHGFCFVDGFLGDLAGDAVLEQVKEMHRSGELQDGRLAGSGPGVHRRNIRGDQISWLSGSERGGEAVRYLLHRIDHIITLCGARLGGNNIRDRSKAMVACYPGNGTGYVKHVDNPNNDGRRITCTYYLNKNWSAKEHGGVLRIFPEGKSYVTDIKPLFDRLLFFWSDRRNPHEVQPSYGTRYAITVWYFDSEERAEAKRRFRDLTARQQSSSSSLL, encoded by the exons ATGCCATTGATGGAGCAGGTGTCGTACTCGGACCTGGAGTCTCTGGCGTTGGACCGGGTGGTTCCGGCTCTGCTGGCTCACGGGTTCTGCTTCGTGGACGGGTTCCTGGGTGATCTGGCCGGAGACGCGGTTCTGGAGCAGGTGAAGGAGATGCACCGGTCCGGAGAGCTGCAGGACGGCCGGCTGGCGGGCTCCGGACCGGGCGTCCACCGGAGGAACATCCGCGGGGACCAGATCAGCTGGCTGAGCggatcagagagaggaggagaggcggtCCGGTACCTGCTGCACCGCATCGACCACATCATCACACTCTGCGGGGCGAGGCTGGGAGGGAACAACATCAGGGACCGGTCCAAG gCCATGGTGGCTTGTTACCCGGGAAATGGGACGGGTTACGTCAAACACGTGGACAACCCGAACAACGACGGGCGCCGCATCACCTGCACCTACTACCTCAACAAGAACTGGAGCGCCAAG GAGCACGGCGGCGTCCTCAGGATCTTTCCGGAGGGGAAATCCTACGTGACCGACATCAAGCCGCTGTTCGACCGGCTGCTCTTCTTCTGGTCCGACCGCAGGAACCCACACGAGGTGCAGCCCTCCTACGGCACCAG GTATGCCATCACAGTCTGGTACTTCGACTCTGAGGAGAGAGCTGAGGCTAAGAGGCGCTTCAGGGACTTGACag CTcggcagcagagcagcagctccagTTTATTGTGA
- the sptssa gene encoding serine palmitoyltransferase small subunit A, producing the protein MALGDCWKQLSWFYYQYLLVTALYMLEPWERTVFNSLLISVAGMAVYTGYVFMPQHIMAILHYFEVVQ; encoded by the exons ATGGCTCTGGGTGACTGTTGGAAGCAGTTATCCTGGTTCTACTACCAGTACCTGCTGGTGACGGCGCTCTACATGCTGGAGCCGTGGGAGAGGACCGTGTTCA actcCCTACTGATCTCCGTGGCCGGCATGGCCGTTTACACCGGCTACGTCTTCATGCCGCAGCACATCATGGCTATCCTTCACTACTTCGAGGTCGTCCAATGA
- the LOC119474336 gene encoding E2F-associated phosphoprotein isoform X1, with amino-acid sequence MNKLNKPQEFDSYELEEPSDEERAEDSSEDELEVLLNGTPEQKKKLIREYLTGESESSSGDEFEKEMEAELSSTIKTIEGTWAPSAAAETSGAGGGGGGGGEGGGGGGGGGGGGGGAPGLPNAEMYDEVYFDSDSEGEDTPSSSTGRKRRQRVILTNDELLYDPDEDDRDQAWVDARRRRYDCRKRPAAGSRSQSRQAPGLPSSDAILNCPACMTTLCLDCQRHEKYRTQYRAMFVMNCVVKKDEVLRYKTQQETKQRKRKRRRGQKTETPMEETPNPTPAGMDADEVYHPVQCTECSTEVAVFDKDEVYHFFNILASHC; translated from the exons ATGAACAAACTGAATAAACCGCAGGAGTTTGACTCGTATGAGCTCGAGGAGCCGAGCGACGAGGAGAGAGCGGAGGACAG TTCGGAGGACGAGCTGGAGGTGCTGCTGAACGGGACTccggagcagaagaagaagctgatCAGAGAGTACCTGACGGGGGAGAGCGAGTCGTCCAGCGGGGATGAGTTCGAGAAGGAGATGGAGGCCGAGCTCAGCTCCACCATCAAGACCATAGAGGGAACCTGGGCACCATCAGCAGCAG CAGAAACatcaggagcaggaggaggaggaggaggaggaggagaaggaggaggaggtggtggtggtggtggaggcggcggcggtggcgctCCTGGACTTCCTAACGCAGAGATGTACGATGAGGTGTACTTTGATTCTGACTCCGAGGGGGAGGACACACCAA GCAGCTCCACTGGCCGGAAGCGGAGACAGCGGGTCATACTGACCAATGACGAGCTGCTGTACGACCCCGACGAGGACGACAGGGACCAGGCCTGGGTGgacgccaggaggagacg GTATGACTGCAGGAAGCGACCGGCTGCAGGGTCTCGGTCGCAGTCTCGTCAGGCTCCGGGTTTACCGAGCAGCGACGCCATCCTCAACTGTCCCGCCTGCATGACGACGCTCTGCCTGGACTGTCAGAG GCATGAAAAGTACCGGACGCAGTACCGAGCCATGTTCGTCATGAACTGCGTGGTGAAGAAAGACGAGGTTTTGCGCTACAAAACCCAGCAGGAGAcgaaacagaggaagaggaagaggaggaggggacagAAGACGGAGACGCCGATGGAGGAAACTCCCAACCCGACACCGGCGGGGATGGACGCCGATGAGGTTTACCACCCGGTTCAGTGCACCGAGTGCTCCACTGAGGTGGCCGTGTTCGATAAAGACGAGGTCTACCACTTCTTCAACATCCTGGCCAGCCACTGCTGA
- the LOC119474336 gene encoding E2F-associated phosphoprotein isoform X2 gives MNKLNKPQEFDSYELEEPSDEERAEDSSEDELEVLLNGTPEQKKKLIREYLTGESESSSGDEFEKEMEAELSSTIKTIEGTWAPSAAETSGAGGGGGGGGEGGGGGGGGGGGGGGAPGLPNAEMYDEVYFDSDSEGEDTPSSSTGRKRRQRVILTNDELLYDPDEDDRDQAWVDARRRRYDCRKRPAAGSRSQSRQAPGLPSSDAILNCPACMTTLCLDCQRHEKYRTQYRAMFVMNCVVKKDEVLRYKTQQETKQRKRKRRRGQKTETPMEETPNPTPAGMDADEVYHPVQCTECSTEVAVFDKDEVYHFFNILASHC, from the exons ATGAACAAACTGAATAAACCGCAGGAGTTTGACTCGTATGAGCTCGAGGAGCCGAGCGACGAGGAGAGAGCGGAGGACAG TTCGGAGGACGAGCTGGAGGTGCTGCTGAACGGGACTccggagcagaagaagaagctgatCAGAGAGTACCTGACGGGGGAGAGCGAGTCGTCCAGCGGGGATGAGTTCGAGAAGGAGATGGAGGCCGAGCTCAGCTCCACCATCAAGACCATAGAGGGAACCTGGGCACCATCAGCAGCAG AAACatcaggagcaggaggaggaggaggaggaggaggagaaggaggaggaggtggtggtggtggtggaggcggcggcggtggcgctCCTGGACTTCCTAACGCAGAGATGTACGATGAGGTGTACTTTGATTCTGACTCCGAGGGGGAGGACACACCAA GCAGCTCCACTGGCCGGAAGCGGAGACAGCGGGTCATACTGACCAATGACGAGCTGCTGTACGACCCCGACGAGGACGACAGGGACCAGGCCTGGGTGgacgccaggaggagacg GTATGACTGCAGGAAGCGACCGGCTGCAGGGTCTCGGTCGCAGTCTCGTCAGGCTCCGGGTTTACCGAGCAGCGACGCCATCCTCAACTGTCCCGCCTGCATGACGACGCTCTGCCTGGACTGTCAGAG GCATGAAAAGTACCGGACGCAGTACCGAGCCATGTTCGTCATGAACTGCGTGGTGAAGAAAGACGAGGTTTTGCGCTACAAAACCCAGCAGGAGAcgaaacagaggaagaggaagaggaggaggggacagAAGACGGAGACGCCGATGGAGGAAACTCCCAACCCGACACCGGCGGGGATGGACGCCGATGAGGTTTACCACCCGGTTCAGTGCACCGAGTGCTCCACTGAGGTGGCCGTGTTCGATAAAGACGAGGTCTACCACTTCTTCAACATCCTGGCCAGCCACTGCTGA